The Bacillus pseudomycoides genome contains a region encoding:
- a CDS encoding LysR family transcriptional regulator gives MQQNLNLHALRIFIKVAELKSVTKAADALSISQPAVTVQIRNLEKETGLKLIETEGRGIKLTTEGEFLVGCAKSLFDMEKDIENKLLQLKNGEIQELRIASTYLPANFLLPVWLAKFKMDFPSVQVNLYSGNSNQVLENLLQFKSDIAFVVKEEWNNPDIHLDHLMDIDFWFIVPHGHKYDGQEVSLSELMTEPFFIKRRRKFYEGNPIFIMQNL, from the coding sequence TTGCAACAGAACCTGAATCTTCATGCGTTGCGCATCTTTATTAAAGTAGCTGAATTAAAAAGTGTTACAAAAGCAGCCGATGCGCTTTCGATCAGCCAGCCGGCAGTAACCGTTCAAATCAGAAATTTGGAAAAGGAAACAGGTCTAAAACTAATAGAAACAGAAGGAAGAGGGATCAAGCTTACAACAGAAGGAGAGTTTTTAGTTGGATGTGCTAAAAGCCTATTTGATATGGAAAAGGATATTGAAAATAAGCTTCTGCAGCTAAAGAATGGCGAAATACAAGAACTAAGAATAGCCTCAACTTATTTGCCAGCTAATTTTTTATTACCTGTCTGGCTAGCAAAATTCAAAATGGATTTCCCCTCAGTTCAAGTAAACCTATATAGCGGAAATTCCAATCAAGTATTAGAAAACCTACTTCAATTCAAGTCTGATATTGCTTTCGTAGTGAAAGAAGAGTGGAATAATCCTGATATTCATCTTGATCACTTAATGGATATCGATTTTTGGTTTATTGTTCCACATGGTCATAAATACGATGGACAAGAAGTATCATTAAGCGAATTGATGACGGAGCCGTTTTTTATTAAGAGAAGAAGGAAATTCTACGAGGGAAATCCTATTTTCATTATGCAAAATTTATAG